Proteins encoded by one window of Streptacidiphilus sp. PB12-B1b:
- a CDS encoding acyl-CoA dehydrogenase family protein translates to MSTEPAAPNAAAAPHAAASAPKVTEREARRVAEEAREQDWRRPSFAKELFLGRFRLDLIHPHPQPEPESARTGEEFLARLSEFCGTGIDGALVEREARIPDEVVKGLQELGVFGMKIDQEYGGLGLSQLYYNRALALIGSVSPAIGALVSAHQSIGVPQPLKLFGTAEQKQRFLPRCARTDISAFLLTEPDVGSDPARLATAAVPTESGDAYLLDGVKLWTTNGVVADLLVVMARVPKSEGHRGGITAFVVEADSPGITVEHRNAFMGLRGLENGVTRFHQVRVPAGNRIGAEGAGLRIALTTLNTGRLSLPAMCAGTGKWCLRIAREWSAAREQWGKPIAEHEAVAQKIAFIAATAFALEAVVDLSSQMADEDRNDIRIEAALAKLYGSEMGWRIADELVQIRGGRGYETAASLAARGERAVPAEQVLRDMRINRIFEGSTEIMHLLIAREAVDAHVKVAGDLIEPEADLKRKGRAAARAGAFYAGWLPKLAAGPGQLPTSYREFHPSGHADLSGQLRFVERGARRLARSTFYAMSRWQGRLETKQGFLGRIVDIGAELFAMSAVCVRAEMLRTAPGADPRQGRAAYELADLFCRQARLRVDELFDRLWSSTDDLDRRIARQVVNGRYTWLEQGVLDPSGEGPWIADSTPGPSGGEDVHRSVR, encoded by the coding sequence ATGTCCACTGAACCCGCTGCTCCGAACGCTGCTGCTGCTCCGCACGCTGCTGCTTCCGCTCCCAAGGTCACCGAGCGGGAGGCCCGCCGGGTCGCCGAGGAGGCGCGCGAGCAGGACTGGCGCAGACCCAGCTTCGCCAAGGAGCTGTTCCTCGGTCGGTTCCGGCTGGACCTGATCCACCCGCACCCGCAGCCGGAGCCGGAGTCCGCGCGCACCGGCGAGGAGTTCCTGGCGCGGCTGTCGGAGTTCTGCGGGACCGGGATCGACGGCGCGCTGGTCGAGCGCGAGGCCCGGATCCCGGACGAGGTGGTCAAGGGGTTGCAGGAGCTGGGCGTCTTCGGCATGAAGATCGACCAGGAGTACGGCGGCCTGGGGCTGAGCCAGCTGTACTACAACCGGGCGCTGGCGCTGATCGGCAGCGTCAGCCCGGCGATCGGCGCCCTCGTCTCGGCGCACCAGTCCATCGGCGTCCCGCAGCCGCTGAAGCTGTTCGGCACGGCCGAGCAGAAGCAGCGCTTCCTGCCGCGCTGCGCCCGGACCGACATCAGCGCTTTCCTGCTGACCGAACCGGACGTCGGCAGCGACCCGGCCCGGCTGGCCACCGCCGCCGTGCCGACCGAGTCCGGCGACGCCTACCTCCTGGACGGCGTCAAGCTGTGGACCACCAACGGCGTGGTTGCGGACCTGCTGGTGGTGATGGCCCGGGTGCCGAAGTCCGAGGGGCACCGGGGCGGGATCACCGCCTTCGTGGTGGAGGCCGATTCGCCGGGGATCACCGTGGAGCACCGCAACGCCTTCATGGGGCTGCGCGGCCTGGAGAACGGCGTCACCCGCTTCCACCAGGTGCGGGTTCCGGCAGGGAACCGGATCGGGGCCGAGGGCGCCGGGCTGAGGATCGCCCTGACCACCCTCAACACCGGGCGGCTGTCGCTCCCGGCGATGTGCGCCGGCACCGGCAAGTGGTGCCTGCGGATCGCCCGCGAGTGGTCGGCCGCGCGCGAGCAGTGGGGCAAGCCGATCGCCGAGCACGAGGCGGTGGCGCAGAAGATCGCCTTCATCGCGGCCACCGCCTTCGCACTGGAAGCGGTGGTGGACCTCTCCAGCCAGATGGCGGACGAGGACCGCAACGACATCCGGATCGAGGCGGCGCTGGCCAAGCTCTACGGCTCGGAGATGGGCTGGCGGATCGCCGACGAGCTGGTGCAGATACGCGGCGGCCGGGGCTACGAGACGGCGGCCTCGCTGGCGGCGCGCGGCGAGCGGGCGGTCCCGGCCGAGCAGGTGCTGCGGGACATGCGGATCAACCGGATCTTCGAGGGCTCCACCGAGATCATGCACCTGCTGATCGCCCGGGAGGCCGTGGACGCGCACGTGAAGGTCGCCGGGGACCTGATCGAGCCGGAGGCGGACCTGAAACGCAAGGGCCGGGCAGCGGCGCGCGCCGGGGCCTTCTACGCCGGGTGGCTGCCCAAGCTGGCCGCCGGGCCCGGACAACTGCCGACCTCCTACCGGGAGTTCCACCCGTCCGGGCACGCCGACCTGTCCGGGCAGCTGCGCTTCGTCGAGCGCGGAGCGCGGCGGCTCGCCCGCTCGACCTTCTACGCCATGTCGCGCTGGCAGGGGCGGTTGGAGACCAAGCAGGGTTTCCTCGGCCGGATCGTGGACATCGGCGCGGAGCTGTTCGCCATGAGTGCGGTCTGCGTCCGGGCGGAGATGCTGCGCACCGCGCCCGGCGCCGACCCGCGGCAGGGGCGGGCGGCGTACGAACTGGCCGACCTGTTCTGCCGTCAGGCCCGGCTCAGGGTGGACGAGTTGTTCGACCGGCTGTGGAGCAGCACCGACGACCTGGACCGGCGGATCGCCCGACAGGTTGTCAACGGCCGCTACACCTGGCTGGAACAGGGCGTGCTCGACCCCTCGGGGGAGGGGCCGTGGATCGCGGACTCGACACCGGGGCCCTCCGGGGGCGAGGACGTCCACCGCAGCGTCCGCTGA
- a CDS encoding phosphatase PAP2 family protein, protein MTDGEAAPAGDRPSPAKHRRGHHSGPRPAPPQPIDRPPCSNPRAQRTGDHQNHPGALPPAPGWFLHVLNSIWLPVALLTLLGVLTEQVVTKGPLLAVDRAVRHTTLRLVADNPFGWINSLAEGWTDLGSSGIAVPLLVAATLAATLRARSWKPLLSAALAGAALFATVIPGKILVGRPGPEGQPVGPGDWGWFPSGHTSTAGVCLGTAAWLLALGCASARLRRGLYTVTAFLCTGVGITLVWRDYHWFLDVVAGWCLTGTILWSLVRWAPRAPRR, encoded by the coding sequence ATGACAGATGGAGAAGCAGCGCCCGCCGGTGACCGACCCTCACCGGCGAAACACCGCCGAGGACACCACAGCGGGCCCAGGCCCGCACCCCCTCAGCCGATCGACCGTCCGCCATGCTCAAACCCCCGGGCTCAGCGGACCGGCGATCACCAGAACCACCCCGGAGCTCTCCCCCCTGCTCCGGGGTGGTTTCTCCATGTCCTGAACTCGATCTGGCTACCGGTCGCGCTGCTGACCCTCCTCGGCGTCCTCACCGAACAGGTAGTCACCAAGGGTCCGCTGCTCGCCGTCGACCGGGCCGTCCGGCACACCACGCTGCGCCTGGTCGCCGACAACCCCTTCGGCTGGATCAACAGCCTCGCCGAGGGGTGGACCGACCTCGGCAGCTCCGGCATCGCGGTCCCGCTGCTGGTCGCCGCCACCCTGGCCGCCACCCTGCGGGCCCGCTCCTGGAAGCCCCTGCTCAGCGCCGCGCTCGCCGGAGCCGCCCTCTTCGCCACGGTCATCCCCGGCAAGATTTTGGTCGGCCGTCCGGGCCCCGAGGGCCAGCCGGTCGGCCCCGGCGACTGGGGCTGGTTCCCCTCCGGGCACACCAGCACCGCCGGCGTCTGCCTCGGCACCGCCGCCTGGCTGCTCGCCCTCGGCTGCGCCTCCGCCCGCCTGCGGCGCGGCCTCTACACGGTCACCGCGTTCCTGTGCACGGGAGTGGGGATCACCCTGGTCTGGCGCGACTACCACTGGTTCCTGGACGTCGTCGCCGGCTGGTGCCTCACCGGCACGATCCTGTGGAGCCTGGTCCGCTGGGCTCCCCGAGCCCCTCGCCGCTGA
- a CDS encoding ATP-binding protein has protein sequence MSLEGARERQAGQLSDPESYPPPPSGSSAAARPAPPSAAIPPMPSARPHAGAPPRPGFDLVGWLSAPRHTGAPGVYGLGPAPRTRHEQQDADPGVPGWKLLLRALLNLVVAWEVFYYLGSIVSAELHSLLMPYVGDGFGLTLTTWLVDLGEIALLVKLFGGMGRWPLVWRRYGLPPARAVARRLAGATEGRVAIPVQGAAQPQPVDPWREFRALAHPEDLRLVDQQTAQGLVADVDHQRLNRALECVRHDPERLTALLDAVRDHGAAACAHPSGARDLAGRGAQHDLLLRQVLLGTAEDVPKNPAEYRGTQLALDPVLLGTSLLAVGPAGTGKTARLARPVAEALCLQALAGTAAVVVVGSDSADLGPDSWYDVVIAPGSAHSRYGLDLYGGARSADAAAAQLADALLPDELARRADSARQALQQIVGPFRAAFGRAPGVRELSLLLRGEPVAWEGLQDALHAAEQLEEYRHELAQRERTRGQADDPGVLLADRLALLDRPAFAGCFNPSRSGRAAVSGPQPDEKPLFAMHALDHPLRVRVKLPEHSHPEAARIMARLAVGQFLHAAGIRQDRSLFAGLVVDDASTVIDAHTVRGLQRLRGAHAGAVLLLRTLVDLPEALRAPLFGAVGGRMAFPGIAPWDGTLFAETWGDVWVDERDVTRAPDTSGGFLKRTWRGARAVLEGERAHTESVTTRRVERRRWSPSELAQVLPGGHAVLSLTAVDGTPVPPLLVDLRG, from the coding sequence ATGTCACTGGAAGGCGCGCGGGAGCGGCAGGCCGGACAGCTGAGCGATCCGGAGTCGTACCCGCCACCCCCCAGCGGGAGTTCCGCCGCGGCACGCCCGGCCCCGCCATCGGCGGCGATCCCGCCGATGCCCTCGGCGCGGCCGCATGCGGGCGCGCCGCCGCGGCCCGGCTTCGACCTGGTCGGCTGGCTGTCGGCGCCCCGGCACACCGGTGCGCCCGGCGTGTACGGGCTGGGCCCGGCCCCCCGGACCAGGCACGAGCAGCAGGACGCCGACCCGGGCGTCCCCGGCTGGAAGCTGCTGCTGCGCGCGTTGCTCAACCTGGTGGTGGCCTGGGAGGTGTTCTACTACCTCGGCAGCATCGTCAGCGCGGAGCTGCACAGCCTGCTGATGCCGTACGTCGGCGACGGCTTCGGCCTGACGCTGACCACCTGGCTGGTGGACCTCGGCGAGATCGCGCTGCTGGTGAAGCTGTTCGGCGGGATGGGCCGCTGGCCGCTGGTCTGGCGGCGCTACGGCCTGCCGCCGGCGCGGGCCGTCGCCCGGCGGCTGGCCGGGGCGACCGAGGGCCGGGTGGCCATCCCGGTGCAGGGCGCGGCGCAGCCGCAGCCGGTCGACCCGTGGCGGGAGTTCCGGGCGCTGGCGCACCCGGAGGATCTGCGGCTGGTGGACCAGCAGACCGCGCAGGGCCTGGTGGCGGATGTGGACCACCAGCGGCTGAACCGGGCGCTGGAGTGCGTCCGGCACGACCCGGAGCGGCTGACGGCGTTGCTGGACGCGGTGCGCGACCACGGCGCCGCCGCCTGCGCCCACCCTTCCGGCGCGCGGGATCTGGCCGGGCGCGGCGCCCAGCACGACCTGCTGCTGCGTCAGGTGCTGCTGGGCACTGCCGAGGACGTGCCGAAGAACCCGGCCGAGTACCGGGGCACGCAGCTCGCCCTGGATCCGGTGCTGCTGGGCACCTCGCTGCTGGCGGTGGGTCCGGCCGGGACCGGCAAGACGGCGCGGCTGGCCCGCCCGGTCGCCGAGGCGCTGTGCCTTCAGGCACTGGCCGGGACGGCGGCCGTGGTGGTGGTCGGCTCGGACAGTGCCGACCTGGGCCCGGACTCCTGGTACGACGTGGTGATCGCGCCCGGCTCGGCGCACTCCCGCTACGGCCTGGACCTGTACGGCGGCGCGCGCTCGGCGGACGCCGCGGCCGCCCAGCTCGCCGACGCGCTGCTCCCGGACGAGCTGGCGCGGCGGGCGGACAGCGCCCGGCAGGCGCTGCAGCAGATCGTCGGCCCGTTCCGGGCGGCGTTCGGGCGGGCGCCGGGCGTGCGCGAGCTGTCGCTGCTGCTGCGTGGCGAGCCGGTGGCCTGGGAGGGGCTCCAGGATGCGCTGCACGCCGCCGAGCAGCTGGAGGAGTACCGGCACGAGCTGGCGCAGCGGGAGCGCACCCGGGGCCAGGCGGACGATCCGGGGGTGCTGCTGGCGGACCGGCTGGCGCTGCTGGACCGTCCGGCGTTCGCTGGCTGCTTCAACCCGTCGCGCTCGGGCCGGGCGGCCGTGTCCGGGCCGCAGCCGGACGAGAAGCCGCTGTTCGCCATGCACGCCCTGGACCACCCGCTGCGGGTGCGGGTGAAGCTGCCCGAGCACAGCCACCCGGAGGCGGCCCGGATCATGGCCCGGCTGGCGGTGGGGCAGTTCCTGCACGCGGCCGGCATCCGGCAGGACCGTTCGCTGTTCGCCGGGCTGGTCGTCGACGACGCGTCCACGGTGATCGACGCGCACACCGTGCGCGGGTTGCAGCGGCTGCGCGGCGCCCACGCCGGGGCGGTGCTGCTGCTGCGGACGCTGGTGGACCTGCCGGAGGCGCTGCGGGCGCCGCTGTTCGGCGCGGTCGGCGGGCGGATGGCGTTCCCGGGCATCGCGCCCTGGGACGGCACGCTGTTCGCCGAGACCTGGGGCGACGTCTGGGTGGACGAGCGGGACGTGACCCGCGCGCCGGACACCTCCGGCGGCTTCCTCAAGCGGACCTGGCGCGGGGCGCGGGCGGTGCTGGAGGGCGAGCGGGCGCACACCGAGAGCGTCACCACCCGGAGGGTGGAACGCCGCCGCTGGTCGCCCTCGGAGCTGGCGCAGGTGCTGCCGGGCGGCCATGCGGTGCTGTCGCTGACGGCGGTGGACGGCACGCCGGTCCCGCCGCTGCTGGTCGACCTGCGCGGCTGA
- a CDS encoding aldehyde dehydrogenase family protein → MTSTYAFWLAGRQERGTESFEVRHPWDDRLVGTVSVPTGAQVEEAVAAAVAVADEFAATPAYVRAAALDHVAKRLTERTEELARLITAENGKPIKWSRGEVGRAASVFRWAAEEARRFNSGEGQRLDTDAGGTGRLALTRRFPRGVVLGIAPFNFPLNLVAHKVAPAIAVGAPIILKPAPATPLSALVLGEILAETELPAGSWSVLTVGNADMPALVQDKRLPVISFTGSDVVGYQILDSVPRKHVTLELGGNAAAVVLADWSSEEDLEWAATRIATFANYQGGQSCISVQRVIADASVYDRLVEKVVAKVGAQVTGDPSDDAVDVGPLVNQAAAERVESWVDEAVAAGAKLLTGGERSGASYAPTVVTDVPAGVRLHTEEVFGPVLTLQRVDGTDEAFASVNDSKFGLQVGVFTHDVQTAFRAHRELEVGGVIIGDAPSYRADQMPYGGVKDSGVGREGVAYAMADYTYERVLVLTGLAL, encoded by the coding sequence GTGACCAGCACCTACGCATTCTGGCTGGCCGGTCGGCAGGAACGCGGCACGGAGTCCTTCGAGGTCCGCCACCCCTGGGACGACCGTCTGGTCGGCACCGTCAGCGTCCCGACCGGGGCCCAGGTCGAGGAGGCCGTGGCCGCGGCCGTCGCCGTCGCGGACGAGTTCGCCGCCACCCCGGCGTACGTCCGCGCCGCCGCCCTGGACCACGTGGCCAAGCGGCTGACCGAGCGGACCGAGGAGCTGGCCCGGCTGATCACGGCCGAGAACGGCAAGCCGATCAAGTGGTCGCGCGGCGAGGTCGGCCGCGCGGCCTCGGTGTTCCGCTGGGCGGCCGAGGAGGCCCGGCGCTTCAACAGCGGCGAGGGCCAGCGGCTGGACACCGACGCGGGCGGCACCGGCCGCCTGGCGCTGACCCGGCGGTTCCCGCGCGGCGTGGTGCTCGGCATCGCGCCGTTCAACTTCCCGCTGAACCTGGTCGCCCACAAGGTCGCCCCGGCGATCGCGGTCGGCGCGCCGATCATCCTCAAGCCCGCCCCGGCCACGCCGCTGTCGGCACTGGTGCTGGGCGAGATCCTGGCCGAGACCGAGCTGCCGGCCGGCTCCTGGAGCGTGCTGACCGTCGGCAACGCGGACATGCCCGCGCTGGTCCAGGACAAGCGGCTGCCGGTGATCTCCTTCACCGGCTCGGACGTCGTCGGCTACCAGATCCTGGACTCGGTGCCGCGCAAGCACGTCACGCTGGAGCTGGGCGGCAACGCCGCGGCCGTGGTCCTCGCCGACTGGTCCTCCGAGGAGGACCTCGAGTGGGCCGCGACCCGCATCGCCACCTTCGCCAACTACCAGGGCGGCCAGTCCTGCATCTCGGTGCAGCGGGTCATCGCCGACGCCTCCGTCTACGACCGGCTGGTCGAGAAGGTCGTCGCCAAGGTCGGCGCGCAGGTCACCGGCGACCCCTCGGACGACGCGGTGGACGTGGGCCCGCTGGTCAACCAGGCCGCCGCCGAGCGCGTCGAGTCCTGGGTGGACGAGGCCGTCGCGGCCGGAGCCAAGCTGCTGACCGGCGGCGAGCGCAGCGGCGCGAGCTACGCGCCGACCGTGGTCACCGATGTGCCCGCCGGAGTCCGGCTGCACACCGAGGAGGTCTTCGGGCCGGTGCTGACGCTCCAGCGGGTGGACGGCACCGACGAGGCGTTCGCTTCGGTCAACGACTCCAAGTTCGGCCTGCAGGTGGGCGTGTTCACGCACGACGTGCAGACGGCGTTCCGGGCCCACCGGGAGTTGGAGGTCGGCGGCGTGATCATCGGCGACGCCCCCTCCTACCGCGCCGACCAGATGCCCTACGGCGGCGTCAAGGACTCCGGCGTGGGCCGCGAGGGTGTGGCGTACGCCATGGCCGACTACACCTACGAGCGGGTGCTGGTGCTGACCGGGCTGGCGCTGTAG
- a CDS encoding PucR family transcriptional regulator: MTSKSPAARTPLAPATSVTLSALVAMAGLHLTVLAGHDRLARPVRWVHTSELDDPAPYLEGGELLLTTGLKLGRSREKLRRYVHRLADAGVAGLGFGIGLTYGEVPAALVEAAEERGLPLLQVPQPTPFIAISKAVTAALAAEQYQAVTTSFEAQEELTRAALGKDGTAALIGRLAARLGGWAALYDASGAVVAAAPDWAVRRAGRLRPEVERLRSRPAPTSASLQGGRWSDGPVGAAVTEKQLERQPEQQDPPEPVSAAGQPGRPEQPDDQAAGDFVVLQSLGADRRARGFLAVGTEDRLTPGERYVLNAAVALLTLTLERSRDLRRAEERMRTALLRLVLAGETGTAREVAGALLGGLPEGQVRVLVAEGAGMAALGDLAEQSAIRAGEPLLLAPEGERLVLLALDGGAVHIDCVAAVEDLDAVTLGISGPTVPEAAGAAYTQAERALAVAQRSGRHSVDHDEVGSGSLFPLLANEAVLAFSDGLLRPLREHDRSARGDLEASLYAWLSRHGQWDAAAADLGVHRHTLRYRMRRVEELLGRSLDDADVRMELWLALRARNAG, translated from the coding sequence ATGACTTCCAAGAGCCCGGCAGCCCGGACCCCCCTCGCGCCCGCGACCAGCGTCACCCTGTCCGCCCTGGTGGCGATGGCGGGGCTGCACCTGACCGTGCTGGCCGGGCACGACCGGCTGGCCCGGCCGGTGCGCTGGGTGCACACCAGCGAGCTGGACGACCCGGCCCCCTACCTGGAGGGCGGCGAGCTGCTGCTCACCACCGGGCTGAAACTCGGCCGCAGCCGGGAGAAGCTGCGCCGCTACGTGCACCGGCTGGCCGACGCCGGGGTGGCCGGGCTGGGCTTCGGCATCGGGCTGACCTACGGCGAGGTGCCCGCGGCGCTGGTCGAGGCCGCTGAGGAGCGCGGGCTGCCGCTGCTCCAGGTGCCGCAGCCGACGCCGTTCATCGCCATCAGCAAGGCGGTGACCGCCGCGCTCGCCGCCGAGCAGTACCAGGCCGTCACCACCAGCTTCGAGGCCCAGGAGGAGCTGACCCGCGCGGCGCTGGGCAAGGACGGCACCGCCGCGCTGATCGGACGCCTGGCCGCCCGGCTCGGCGGTTGGGCGGCGCTGTACGACGCCTCGGGCGCGGTGGTGGCCGCCGCCCCGGACTGGGCGGTGCGCCGCGCCGGGCGGCTGCGGCCGGAGGTGGAGCGGCTGCGCAGCAGGCCCGCCCCGACCAGCGCGTCGCTCCAGGGCGGCCGTTGGAGCGACGGCCCGGTCGGCGCCGCCGTCACGGAGAAACAGCTGGAGCGGCAGCCGGAGCAGCAGGACCCGCCCGAGCCGGTGTCGGCGGCGGGGCAGCCGGGCCGACCCGAGCAGCCGGACGACCAGGCCGCCGGGGACTTCGTGGTGCTGCAGTCCCTCGGCGCGGACCGGCGGGCCCGGGGATTCCTGGCGGTCGGCACCGAGGACCGGCTGACCCCCGGCGAGCGCTACGTGCTGAACGCCGCCGTCGCGCTGCTGACGCTCACCCTGGAGCGCTCCCGGGACCTGCGCCGGGCCGAGGAGCGGATGCGCACGGCGCTGCTGCGGCTGGTCCTGGCCGGGGAGACCGGCACCGCCCGGGAGGTCGCCGGGGCGCTGCTGGGCGGCCTGCCCGAGGGCCAGGTCCGGGTGCTGGTCGCGGAGGGCGCTGGTATGGCCGCGCTGGGCGACCTGGCCGAGCAGTCCGCGATCCGGGCGGGCGAGCCGCTGCTGCTGGCGCCCGAGGGCGAGCGGCTGGTGCTGCTGGCGCTGGACGGCGGTGCGGTCCACATCGACTGCGTGGCCGCGGTCGAGGACCTCGACGCGGTGACCCTGGGCATCTCCGGCCCGACCGTCCCGGAGGCGGCCGGGGCCGCCTACACCCAGGCCGAGCGGGCGCTGGCAGTGGCGCAGCGCAGCGGTCGGCACAGTGTGGACCACGACGAGGTGGGCAGCGGCTCGCTGTTCCCGCTGCTTGCCAACGAGGCGGTGCTGGCCTTCTCCGACGGCCTGCTGCGTCCGCTGCGCGAGCACGACAGGTCCGCCCGCGGCGATCTGGAGGCCAGCCTGTACGCCTGGCTGTCGCGGCACGGCCAGTGGGACGCGGCCGCGGCCGACCTGGGCGTGCACCGGCACACCCTGCGTTACCGGATGCGCCGGGTGGAGGAGCTGCTGGGCCGCTCGCTGGACGACGCCGACGTCCGGATGGAGCTGTGGCTGGCGCTGCGGGCCCGCAACGCGGGGTGA
- a CDS encoding TetR family transcriptional regulator C-terminal domain-containing protein — MAKPRNPGDRTPESRLRPSAASVLQAAGELGAQLSEALGHAADPVTGIVTMGALFARPLAESGYRDGCLVATGVMEASGENEELRTACLSAYSGWLNGLTLCLQDWGVPRAEAGPLAELVLSGIEGALLLAKARQDCAPIHTVTARLGALVAAAAEPV, encoded by the coding sequence ATGGCCAAACCGCGCAACCCCGGCGACCGCACGCCCGAGAGCAGGCTGCGCCCCTCCGCCGCGTCCGTCCTGCAGGCGGCCGGCGAACTCGGCGCCCAACTGAGCGAGGCCCTCGGCCACGCCGCCGACCCGGTCACCGGAATCGTCACCATGGGCGCCCTGTTCGCCCGACCCCTGGCCGAATCCGGCTACCGCGACGGATGCCTGGTGGCCACGGGCGTCATGGAGGCCTCCGGCGAGAACGAGGAACTGCGCACGGCCTGCCTGAGCGCCTACAGCGGCTGGCTCAACGGACTCACCCTGTGCTTGCAGGACTGGGGCGTACCGCGAGCGGAGGCCGGTCCGCTCGCCGAGCTCGTCCTCTCCGGAATCGAGGGCGCGCTGCTGCTGGCCAAGGCCCGCCAGGACTGCGCGCCCATCCACACCGTCACCGCCCGCCTGGGCGCGCTGGTCGCGGCGGCGGCCGAGCCGGTTTGA
- the gabT gene encoding 4-aminobutyrate--2-oxoglutarate transaminase produces MSAAPSSAGQLPGGPSLPQERRIVTAIPGPKSQELQARKLAAVAAGVGTTLPVYITRAGGGVVEDVDGNSLIDFGAGIAVTNVGNSAQAVVDRAAAQLAAFTHTCFMVTPYEGYVAVAEQLNELTPGDHEKRSALFNSGAEAVENAVKIARAYTKRTAVVVFDHGYHGRTNLTMGMTAKNMPYKQGFGPFAPEVYRVPVAYPYRWLTGPDNSAAEAAAQAIDMINKQIGADNVAAIVIEPIQGEGGFIEPAKGFLPAIVEYARANGIVFVADEIQTGFCRTGQWFACEDEGIVPDLITTAKGIAGGLPLAAVTGRAEIMDAAHAGGLGGTYGGNPVACAAALGSIETMKELDLNAKAQAIGATMLPRLRAMQEKFDIIGDVRGRGAMIAVELVKPGSKDPDPEVTAAIAKACHAQGLLVLTAGTYGNVLRFLPPLVMPEHLLAEGLEILETVFAGI; encoded by the coding sequence ATGAGCGCTGCTCCGTCCAGCGCCGGGCAGCTGCCCGGCGGCCCGTCGCTCCCGCAGGAGCGCCGCATCGTCACCGCCATCCCCGGCCCGAAGTCGCAGGAGCTGCAGGCGCGCAAGCTCGCCGCGGTCGCCGCGGGCGTCGGCACCACCCTGCCGGTCTACATCACCCGCGCGGGTGGCGGCGTGGTCGAGGACGTCGACGGCAACTCGCTGATCGACTTCGGTGCGGGCATCGCCGTGACGAACGTCGGCAACAGCGCCCAGGCGGTCGTGGACCGCGCGGCCGCCCAGCTCGCCGCGTTCACCCACACCTGTTTCATGGTCACCCCCTACGAGGGCTATGTGGCCGTCGCCGAGCAGCTCAACGAGCTGACCCCGGGCGACCACGAGAAGCGCAGCGCGCTGTTCAACTCGGGCGCCGAGGCGGTGGAGAACGCCGTGAAGATCGCGCGCGCCTACACCAAGCGCACCGCCGTCGTGGTCTTCGACCACGGCTACCACGGCCGCACCAACCTCACCATGGGCATGACGGCGAAGAACATGCCGTACAAGCAGGGCTTCGGCCCGTTCGCGCCCGAGGTCTACCGCGTCCCGGTGGCCTACCCCTACCGCTGGCTGACCGGCCCGGACAACTCCGCCGCCGAGGCCGCCGCGCAGGCCATCGACATGATCAACAAGCAGATCGGCGCGGACAACGTCGCCGCGATCGTGATCGAGCCCATCCAGGGCGAGGGCGGCTTCATCGAGCCCGCGAAGGGCTTCCTGCCCGCGATCGTCGAGTACGCCCGCGCCAACGGCATCGTCTTCGTCGCGGACGAGATCCAGACCGGCTTCTGCCGCACCGGCCAGTGGTTCGCCTGCGAGGACGAGGGCATCGTCCCCGACCTGATCACCACCGCCAAGGGCATCGCCGGCGGCCTCCCGCTCGCCGCCGTCACCGGCCGCGCCGAGATCATGGACGCCGCCCACGCCGGCGGCCTCGGCGGCACCTACGGCGGCAACCCCGTCGCCTGCGCCGCCGCGCTCGGCTCCATCGAGACGATGAAGGAGCTGGACCTCAACGCCAAGGCCCAGGCCATCGGCGCGACCATGCTGCCCCGGCTGCGCGCCATGCAGGAGAAGTTCGACATCATCGGCGACGTCCGCGGACGCGGCGCCATGATCGCCGTCGAGCTGGTCAAGCCCGGCAGCAAGGACCCCGACCCCGAGGTCACCGCCGCCATCGCCAAGGCCTGCCACGCCCAGGGCCTGCTGGTCCTCACCGCCGGCACCTACGGCAACGTGCTGCGCTTCCTGCCGCCACTGGTCATGCCCGAGCACCTGCTCGCCGAGGGCCTGGAGATCCTGGAGACCGTCTTCGCCGGGATCTGA